CAGGGGCTACCAGTAGTGCTACCACGGTGCCATTCATGGGGGCAGTCAGCGTTGATTCCGCTTCATGGTGACCGTGGTCAATGGCATCGATGCGTCGCCAGAAGAGGCGTGTTTCGCCACTGGGTTCAGCCATCACCACGATATGGCCATCGCGGCGTGCCTGTAGACGGCGGCGATGGCCGTTTAGCGTGACGGCCACGGCGTCGCCTGTCAGCGGTTGTAGGCTAGCGGTCAGCGTTTGATCACCGATGGTCAGATTCCAAAGTGATTCGCCGCTTTCGCGCTTACCTTCAACAATCACCACCGCTTCATCGCTGTCGGCTGCCTGGGCACTTGCCGGGTCACACAGCGCAATACGAATCGTATGTGGTGCATTCAAGCGGAAGCCGTCGTGGCGATCCCATGGGGAGTCGCTTTCGCATTCTTGAGCCAGTTGGTTCAGGCCGATAAGCGCGGCGCTGGCATAGGCTTCGGTAGAGTAGCTGCGCGGAGCAAACAGGGTGGCTTCATTGCGTTCGATAAAACGCGTGTCGAGCTCGACGTTTTTAAAACCAGGGTGATTTGCCAAGCGTTGTAGGAAGGCGCGGTTAGTCACCACGCCCTGCACATCCAGCGCCGCCAGGGCGCGGTTGAGAGTGGCTAGCGCCGCATCCCGGTCAGCGCCGTGAACAATCAGTTTGGCCAGCATAGGGTCGTAGTGCATGGAAACCACATCGCCGCTTTCTACGCCGCTGTCTAAACGTACCCGATCGCTATCTAAGTCAGCACCTTCTAAATCTAATGCGAAGCGAGTCAATAAGCCGGTAGCCGGCAGGAAGTCTTGTTCTGGGTCTTCGGCATACAGGCGTGCTTCAAAGCTATGGCCGGTAATGGTTAGCTCGTCTTGCGTGCAGGGGAGTGGTTCGCCCATCGCAACGCGCAGCTGCCATTCGACTAAATCCTGGCCGGTAATCATTTCAGTGACGGGGTGCTCAACCTGTAGGCGTGTGTTCATCTCCATAAAGTAGAACGAGCCGTCGGCGTCGAGCAGGAACTCCACGGTACCTGCACCCACATAGCCAATTTCTTTTGCCGCGCGAACGGCGGCGTCGCCCATCGCACTGCGCAGTTCTGGCGTCATGCCGGGAGCGGGGGCTTCTTCAATGACTTTTTGATGGCGGCGCTGAACGCTGCAATCCCGCTCGAATAAGTACACGCCATTGCCGTAGCGGTCGCAGAATACCTGTACTTCGACGTGACGAGGCTGCACCAAGTATTTCTCTATTAACATGCGGTCGTCGCCGAATGCGGCTTTGGATTCACGTCGGCAGCCATCAAGCGCTGCTTGAAAACCTTCGGCGCTTTCAACTACGCGCATGCCTTTACCACCGCCACCAGCGCTGGCTTTCAACATCACCGGATAACCGATTTTGTCGGCTTCGCTGCGCAGCAGCGCATCATCCTGATCGTCGCCATGATAGCCAGGTACCAGCGGCACGCCCGCATTGGCCATACGGGCTTTTGCGGCAGATTTGTCGCCCATCGCGGCAATTGCCGACGCTGGGGGGCCTACAAAGATGATGCCCGCTTGCTCAAGGGCTTTAACAAACCCACCGTTTTCTGAAAGAAAGCCGTAGCCGGGGTGAATGGCGCCAGTGCCGGTGCGCTTGGCTGCATCGATAACCGCATCGACATTAAGGTAACTTTCGCGGGCGGCAGCGGGGCCTAAACGCACTGCTTCATCGGCCTCGCGCACATGACGAGCCGTAGCATCGGCGTCTGAATAAACGGCAACCGTTTTCAGCCCCATACGTCGGGCGGTGCGCATCACGCGACAGGCAATTTCACCGCGGTTGGCCACTAACAACGTGTCGAATTTAGTAAGGTCAAGCGTCATGAGCGTGGCTCCGCAGCAGTGTTGGGTTCTTGAAGGCCAGACGGTTGCGTCCAGGCAGGGCGGCGCTTTTCAAAAAAGCTAGCTAAGCCCTCTTGACCCTCTTGGCTCACCCGCAGTTTGGAGATCACTTGGCAGGTGTGTTCTCGGGTGGCGTCACTGTCGGGTGCCTGAGCCACGCTTGCCAGCAGTGCTTTGGTTGCCCGTTGGGCTTGGGGAGAGCCACCCAGAAGGGTGTCGAGCATAGCGTCTACGGCGCCATCCAAGGCATCGTGTTCAACGACTTGGTGGGCTAAACCGAGTGCCATCGCTGTCGGTGCATCCATCACTTCAGCAGTGAGTGCATAACGACGCATTTGGCGCTCGCCAAGCGCGCGCTGCACATAGGGGCTAATCACCGCAGGCGATAAGCCAATTTTCACTTCCGACAGGCAAAATTTAGCTTTATCTGAAGCGATCACCAGGTCGCAACAGGCGGCAAGACCCACCGCGCCGCCAAAGGCGGCCCCCTGCACACGGCAAACCGTGGGGCAGGGCAAGGTATCTAGCCCATACATTAGTGCTGAGAGCTTACGAGAGTCCGCTAAGTTATTTTCCAGGTCGTAATCGACCATGCGCTTCATCCAGTTAAGGTCAGCGCCTGCAGAGAAGCTTTTACCTTCGGAGCCAAGTACCACTACCCGAACGTCGCCGGCGTTGGCTAGCGCATGCAATTCGTCTAGATGGGCGTTCAGTTCAGCGATCAGGCTGTCGTCAAAGGCGTTATGCACCTCTGGGCGGTTTAAAGTCAGGCGCGCCACGCCCTTTTCGATCAATAGCGTTGAGTAAGCCATAGTGTTCGCCCTTACATCCGGAACACGCCGAAGCGCGTCTCTTCTACTTCAGCATTCATGGCAGCGGCTAGAGAAAGCCCTAGTACATCGCGGGTCTGAAGTGGATCAATCACGCCATCGTCCCATAAGCGGGCGCTGGCATAGTAAGGATGGCCCTGGTGCTCATACTGATCACGGGTGGGCTGTTTGAAAGCCTCTTCTTCCTCTTTGGTCCACTCTCGGCCATCGCGATCGTACTGTTCACGTTTGACCTGAGAAAGTACCCCCGCCGCCTGCTCGCCACCCATGACTGAAATACGTGCATTGGGCCACATAAACAGCAGGTTAGGGTCATAGGCGCGGCCACACATACCGTAGTTGCCCGCGCCGAAGCTGCCGCCAATCAGAACGGTAAATTTTGGTACTTTGGCACATGCCACGGCGGTCACTAGCTTAGCGCCGTGCTTAGCGATGCCTTCATGCTCGTACTTGGAGCCGACCATGAAACCGGTGATATTTTGCAGGAACACCAACGGGATCTTGCGCTGGGCGCATAGCTCGATAAAGTGCGCACCTTTTACCGCGCTCTCTGAAAACAGCACGCCGTTGTTCGCCACAATACCAACCGGATAGCCGTGGATGTGCGCAAAGCCAGTGACCAAGGTGTCGCCGTAGTAACGTTTGAACTCATCAAAGTCAGAGCTATCGACAATCCGTCCAATCACTTCGCGAACATCGTAAGGTTTTTTAAGATCGGTGCCGACAATGCCGTAAAGTTCGCTGGGGTCGAGTTTGGGTGGCTTGGGTGCTTGCATGGCTAATTTGCCACGCTTTTGCCAATTTAAACGGGATACGCAAGCGCGCGCCAACTGCAGGGCGTGAGCATCGTTTTCAGCGTAGTGATCGGCCACGCCGCTCACTTTGGCGTGAACATCCGCACCGCCCAGATCTTCTGCACTAATGTTTTCGCCTGTTGCCGCTTTCACCAGTGGCGGACCACCCAGGAAAATCGTGCCCTGTTCTTTAACGATGATTGATTCATCCGCCATAGCGGGTACATAAGCGCCGCCAGCCGTACAGGAACCCATGACAACCGCTATTTGCGGAATGCCCTCTGCCGACATTGTGGCTTGGTTATAGAAGATGCGCCCGAAGTGATCGCGATCGGGGAACACTTCATCCTGACGGGGCAGGAAAGCGCCGCCTGAATCGACTAAATAGATGCACGGTAAACGGTGCTTGCGGGCGATTTCTTGGGCGCGCAGGTGCTTTTTCACCGTTAGCGGGAAATAAGTGCCGCCTTTTACTGTGGCATCGTTGGCCACAATCACGCACTCAACGCCAGATACCCGGCCAATGCCTGTCACCACGCCTGCCGCAGGTACGTCGCTATCGTAAACGTGATGGGCTGCCAGTGCGGAAAACTCTAAAAATGGCGAACCTTCGTCAATTAAGTGATCGATACGGTCACGCACAAAGAGCTTGCCGCGGCTCTCGTGGCGTTCACGGGCCTTGGGGCCGCCGCCTTGGGCGACGGCAGCGGTCAATTCTCGTAGCTTGGAAACTTCCCCCAGCATGGATGCGGCGTTGGTTTGAAAGACATCGCTGCGGGGATTGATCTGTGTAGAGAGTGTGCTCATGGCGCGGCCCTTACTTTGTTTCGGTGAAGAGTTCGCGGCCAATCAGCATCCGGCGAATTTCGCTGGTGCCCGCGCCAATTTCATACAGTTTGGCATCGCGCAGAAGGCGACCAGTGGGGTACTCGTTGATATAGCCGTTGCCGCCGAGCAGTTGAATGGCATCTAGGGCAACTTGGGTGGCTTTCTCTGCGCAGTAAAGAATCACGCCCGCTGCGTCTTTACGAGAGGTTTGGCCGCGGTCGCAGGCCCCGGCAACGGCGTATAAGTAGGCGCGGCAAGCGTTCAGCGTGGTGTACATATCCGCCACTTTACCTTGAACCAACTGGAACTCGCCGATCGATTGGTTGAACTGCTTACGCTCATGAATGTAGGGCAGCACGACGTCCATGGCGGCCTGCATAATGCCGATAGGGCCAGCAGCCAGAACGGTGCGCTCATAATCCAGACCGCTCATGAGAACGCGAACCCCTTTACCGACCTCACCCAGTACGTTTTCAACCGGTACTTTGCAGTCTTGGAAAACCAGTTCGCAGGTGTTGGAGCCGCGCATGCCAAGCTTGTCGAGCTTCTGTGCAGTCGAGAAGCCAGGCATGCCTTTTTCAATAATGAAGGCGGTAATGCCTTTGGAGCCTGCTTCCGGATCAGTTTTGGCGTACACCACCAGTACATCGGCGTCAGGACCGTTGGTGATCCACATCTTATTGCCGTTAAGGATGTAATGATCACCATCCAGCTTGGCACGCAGCTGCATTGACACAACGTCAGAACCCGCTCCTGGCTCTGACATTGCCAGTGCGCCTATGTGGTCGCCGCTGATCAGCTTAGGCAGGTATTTCTCTTTTTGTTCAGCGCTGGCGTTAATCTTAAGCTGATTGACGCACAGGTTTGAGTGCGCACCATAGGAGAGTGCGACGGAAGCGCTTGCCCGGGAAATTTCTTCCATTGCAATGCAGTGGGCCAAGTAGCCCATACCACTACCGCCATCTTCTTCAGAAACGGTAATCCCCAACAGACCCATGTCGCCAAATTTCTTCCATAGATCGTTAGGGAATTCGTTGTTGCGGTCGATTTCAGCGGCACGCGGAGCAATTTCGCTAGCGGCAAAGGCATTGACCTGCTCGCGCAGCATGTTCAGTTCATCGTCGAGGCCGAAATTGAGTTCTGAATAGTGTGAAAACATGGTCAATCACCTTGTCATTGTTAAAGGGAGCTTTTCGTCGTTAAAGAAGGTTTTTCATTGAGTTCTTCAAGAGCCTGGCGGCAGCGAATTTCAGCGCTCTCAAGCTCTAGCTGCACCATCGTGATGTCTTTCATTTGTTGTTCTAGAGCCGATTTACGCTCGCTGATTTTGCTTAACATCAAATGCAACTGCTTTTCGCTGCCGCTACGGGTCTCATCCCACAGCTCAAATAGTTCGCGAATTTCTGCTAAGGAAAACCCAAGTCGTTTACCACGTAGCGTTAATTTCAGGCGCACGCGATCTTTGCTGCTGTAGATGCGTGTTTGGCCACGGCGAGCAGGGTGGAGTAACTCCTGGTCTTCATAAAAACGGATGCTTCGAGTGGTAACGTCAAACTCGCTGGCCAATTCGCTGATCGTGTAGGTTTTGCTCATGATCATTGTTCTCGTCGATAGGGGAATGTCCCTATGGAACACTGACCATGAGGCTAAAACAAGTTTACGTTAACGTAAAGCAGTAGTTGTGCTTTTGTGATTTGCTTTGTTTTTTGGTAAATATATGAAAAATAAGCATTTAGTTTGTTAATGTGAGGAAACGTTAAAGAAGCGTAGACCAAAGTTGTAATTGTAATACCCTACAAGTGATTGCTAGTTTGCACCTACACCTTACGTTCAGGTAAGGGTGTGTTGCCGGCTAACGAGTTTCACTTGATGAAGCGGTTGGTGAAACGTCAGCACCAAACACCCGGATACAAGAACACCCGAACACAAGAACAAAAAGAGGTTTACCACTCCATGCGTGCAGATGATGTTCTCAGTGGGCCAGTGCTCGAAACCCGAGGGCTGACCAAAGAGTTTCGCGGCTTTACCGCCGTGGATAACGTTAATCTTCAAGTTCAGGAAGGGCATATTCACGCCCTGATTGGCCCTAACGGTGCTGGAAAGACCACCGTTTTTAATCTGCTAACCAAGTTCTTGCCGCCCACCCGTGGAGAAATCCTTTATCGCGGTAAGCCCATTACCAGCAAAAAATCCAATGAAATTGCGCAGCTGGGTCTTGTGCGGTCATTTCAAATTTCAGCGGTGTTTGCCCATATGACGGCGCTGGAAAACGTGCGGGTAGCGCTGCAGCGTCAATTAGGCACATCGTTTCACTTCTGGAAATCAGAGAAGACGCTGGATCACCTTAATGAGCGTGCGCTAGAGCTACTTGATGAAGTTGGCCTGCGTGAATACGCCGATACGTTAACGGTAGAGATGCCTTATGGCCGTAAGCGCGCGCTCGAAGTCGCCACCACATTGGCGCTTGACCCTACGATGATGCTGTTAGATGAGCCGACTCAGGGGATGGGGGCAGAGGATGTTGACCGCATCGTGGCACTGATCAAGCGCGTCTCGAAAGGGCGCAC
This genomic window from Halomonas sp. TD01 contains:
- a CDS encoding acetyl/propionyl/methylcrotonyl-CoA carboxylase subunit alpha, coding for MTLDLTKFDTLLVANRGEIACRVMRTARRMGLKTVAVYSDADATARHVREADEAVRLGPAAARESYLNVDAVIDAAKRTGTGAIHPGYGFLSENGGFVKALEQAGIIFVGPPASAIAAMGDKSAAKARMANAGVPLVPGYHGDDQDDALLRSEADKIGYPVMLKASAGGGGKGMRVVESAEGFQAALDGCRRESKAAFGDDRMLIEKYLVQPRHVEVQVFCDRYGNGVYLFERDCSVQRRHQKVIEEAPAPGMTPELRSAMGDAAVRAAKEIGYVGAGTVEFLLDADGSFYFMEMNTRLQVEHPVTEMITGQDLVEWQLRVAMGEPLPCTQDELTITGHSFEARLYAEDPEQDFLPATGLLTRFALDLEGADLDSDRVRLDSGVESGDVVSMHYDPMLAKLIVHGADRDAALATLNRALAALDVQGVVTNRAFLQRLANHPGFKNVELDTRFIERNEATLFAPRSYSTEAYASAALIGLNQLAQECESDSPWDRHDGFRLNAPHTIRIALCDPASAQAADSDEAVVIVEGKRESGESLWNLTIGDQTLTASLQPLTGDAVAVTLNGHRRRLQARRDGHIVVMAEPSGETRLFWRRIDAIDHGHHEAESTLTAPMNGTVVALLVAPGAAVEKGMPLMVMEAMKMEHTMTAPAYGSVETFHFQSGDTVSQGDVLLDFAPSE
- a CDS encoding enoyl-CoA hydratase/isomerase family protein, with the translated sequence MAYSTLLIEKGVARLTLNRPEVHNAFDDSLIAELNAHLDELHALANAGDVRVVVLGSEGKSFSAGADLNWMKRMVDYDLENNLADSRKLSALMYGLDTLPCPTVCRVQGAAFGGAVGLAACCDLVIASDKAKFCLSEVKIGLSPAVISPYVQRALGERQMRRYALTAEVMDAPTAMALGLAHQVVEHDALDGAVDAMLDTLLGGSPQAQRATKALLASVAQAPDSDATREHTCQVISKLRVSQEGQEGLASFFEKRRPAWTQPSGLQEPNTAAEPRS
- a CDS encoding carboxyl transferase domain-containing protein is translated as MSTLSTQINPRSDVFQTNAASMLGEVSKLRELTAAVAQGGGPKARERHESRGKLFVRDRIDHLIDEGSPFLEFSALAAHHVYDSDVPAAGVVTGIGRVSGVECVIVANDATVKGGTYFPLTVKKHLRAQEIARKHRLPCIYLVDSGGAFLPRQDEVFPDRDHFGRIFYNQATMSAEGIPQIAVVMGSCTAGGAYVPAMADESIIVKEQGTIFLGGPPLVKAATGENISAEDLGGADVHAKVSGVADHYAENDAHALQLARACVSRLNWQKRGKLAMQAPKPPKLDPSELYGIVGTDLKKPYDVREVIGRIVDSSDFDEFKRYYGDTLVTGFAHIHGYPVGIVANNGVLFSESAVKGAHFIELCAQRKIPLVFLQNITGFMVGSKYEHEGIAKHGAKLVTAVACAKVPKFTVLIGGSFGAGNYGMCGRAYDPNLLFMWPNARISVMGGEQAAGVLSQVKREQYDRDGREWTKEEEEAFKQPTRDQYEHQGHPYYASARLWDDGVIDPLQTRDVLGLSLAAAMNAEVEETRFGVFRM
- a CDS encoding isovaleryl-CoA dehydrogenase, producing the protein MFSHYSELNFGLDDELNMLREQVNAFAASEIAPRAAEIDRNNEFPNDLWKKFGDMGLLGITVSEEDGGSGMGYLAHCIAMEEISRASASVALSYGAHSNLCVNQLKINASAEQKEKYLPKLISGDHIGALAMSEPGAGSDVVSMQLRAKLDGDHYILNGNKMWITNGPDADVLVVYAKTDPEAGSKGITAFIIEKGMPGFSTAQKLDKLGMRGSNTCELVFQDCKVPVENVLGEVGKGVRVLMSGLDYERTVLAAGPIGIMQAAMDVVLPYIHERKQFNQSIGEFQLVQGKVADMYTTLNACRAYLYAVAGACDRGQTSRKDAAGVILYCAEKATQVALDAIQLLGGNGYINEYPTGRLLRDAKLYEIGAGTSEIRRMLIGRELFTETK
- a CDS encoding MerR family transcriptional regulator, whose product is MSKTYTISELASEFDVTTRSIRFYEDQELLHPARRGQTRIYSSKDRVRLKLTLRGKRLGFSLAEIRELFELWDETRSGSEKQLHLMLSKISERKSALEQQMKDITMVQLELESAEIRCRQALEELNEKPSLTTKSSL
- a CDS encoding ABC transporter ATP-binding protein; translated protein: MRADDVLSGPVLETRGLTKEFRGFTAVDNVNLQVQEGHIHALIGPNGAGKTTVFNLLTKFLPPTRGEILYRGKPITSKKSNEIAQLGLVRSFQISAVFAHMTALENVRVALQRQLGTSFHFWKSEKTLDHLNERALELLDEVGLREYADTLTVEMPYGRKRALEVATTLALDPTMMLLDEPTQGMGAEDVDRIVALIKRVSKGRTVLMVEHNLSVVSRLCDRITVLARGAVLAEGDYDEVSRNPLVREAYMGSEAAEEEAAV